The following coding sequences are from one Ornithodoros turicata isolate Travis chromosome 1, ASM3712646v1, whole genome shotgun sequence window:
- the LOC135377799 gene encoding N-terminal EF-hand calcium-binding protein 1-like isoform X2 gives MVDLASPFLRLQKGTSVLLNVLNRADTNGDGVLAKEEFLNFFWDAILTEDELCEVFDSINIHKTGFIDAAELSSFVWQHLGGLSGLLASLEDMSAETTKGLHYVEKSYDQSSLQNQFVIRFLIREAAFQLSKQLNVLEAAQRKFQENGIPLIDGSDDDDDVELPVSQPQKCLSVYKACQSLRHPVRVRKQVVTQTSIDLEGSSQELNTQIKKLETIVEKLANQPRLKRPQQQELDITEENLQTLPVDEQQLECYKSSLEHYTTKTASCLGCLLITVRLYKDISTYAVYEIWESEDMWNAHLRSPTYKALQHQNIETLRKPEFLNTMEIPGSWWEVETDP, from the exons ATGGTGGACCTTGCTAGCCCGTTTCTGCGGCTCCAGAAAGGAACCTCAGTGCTTCTTAAT GTATTAAACAGAGCCGACACGAATG GTGATGGCGTACTTGCGAAAGAAGAGTTTTTAAATTTCTTTTGGGACGCAATTCTTACTGAGGATGAACTATGCGAAGTATTTGACAGCATCAACATTCACAAAACAGG ATTTATTGATGCTGCAGAACTTAGTTCTTTTGTTTGGCAACACCTGGGGGGGCTCTCAGGGCTGCTAGCCTCATTAGAAGATATGAGTGCAGAGACCACCAAAGGGCTCCATTATGTCGAAAAG TCGTACGACCAGAGCAGCCTACAAAACCAGTTCGTCATCAGGTTCCTTATCAGAGAAGCCGCGTTTCAACTCTCCAAGCAGCTCAACGTACTCGAAGCAGCACAAAGGAAATTCCAAGAGAACGGTATCCCTCTCATCGATGGcagtgatgacgacgacgatgttgA ACTCCCAGTGTCACAGCCACAGAAATGCTTAAGTGTATACAAAGCTTGTCAAAGTCTACGACACCCAGTTCGTGTTAGGAAGCAGGTTGTCACACAAACGTCTATTGATTTAGAAG GCTCAAGTCAAGAGTTGAACACGCAGATCAAGAAGCTTGAAACAATTGTGGAAAAACTAGCGAATCAA CCCCGACTGAAAAGGCCACAACAGCAGGAACTGGATATAACTGAGGAAAACTTG CAAACCCTTCCTGTTGATGAACAGCAACTAGAGTGCTACAAAAGCTCTCTGGAGCATTACACAACGAAGACTGCGTCATGCCTTGGGTGCCTTTT AATCACAGTACGGTTATACAAGGACATCAGCACGTATGCGGTCTACGAGATTTGGGAGAGTGAGGACATGTGGAACGC GCACTTGAGGTCTCCAACATATAAGGCACTGCAACACCAAAATATTGAAACTCTGCGTAAACCAGAGTTTCTGAACACAATGGAAATACCAG GATCATGGTGGGAGGTGGAAACAGATCCCTGA
- the LOC135377799 gene encoding N-terminal EF-hand calcium-binding protein 1-like isoform X1, with translation MVDLASPFLRLQKGTSVLLNVLNRADTNGDGVLAKEEFLNFFWDAILTEDELCEVFDSINIHKTGFIDAAELSSFVWQHLGGLSGLLASLEDMSAETTKGLHYVEKSYDQSSLQNQFVIRFLIREAAFQLSKQLNVLEAAQRKFQENGIPLIDGSDDDDDVELPVSQPQKCLSVYKACQSLRHPVRVRKQVVTQTSIDLEGSSQELNTQIKKLETIVEKLANQPRLKRPQQQELDITEENLIFLVQQTLPVDEQQLECYKSSLEHYTTKTASCLGCLLITVRLYKDISTYAVYEIWESEDMWNAHLRSPTYKALQHQNIETLRKPEFLNTMEIPGSWWEVETDP, from the exons ATGGTGGACCTTGCTAGCCCGTTTCTGCGGCTCCAGAAAGGAACCTCAGTGCTTCTTAAT GTATTAAACAGAGCCGACACGAATG GTGATGGCGTACTTGCGAAAGAAGAGTTTTTAAATTTCTTTTGGGACGCAATTCTTACTGAGGATGAACTATGCGAAGTATTTGACAGCATCAACATTCACAAAACAGG ATTTATTGATGCTGCAGAACTTAGTTCTTTTGTTTGGCAACACCTGGGGGGGCTCTCAGGGCTGCTAGCCTCATTAGAAGATATGAGTGCAGAGACCACCAAAGGGCTCCATTATGTCGAAAAG TCGTACGACCAGAGCAGCCTACAAAACCAGTTCGTCATCAGGTTCCTTATCAGAGAAGCCGCGTTTCAACTCTCCAAGCAGCTCAACGTACTCGAAGCAGCACAAAGGAAATTCCAAGAGAACGGTATCCCTCTCATCGATGGcagtgatgacgacgacgatgttgA ACTCCCAGTGTCACAGCCACAGAAATGCTTAAGTGTATACAAAGCTTGTCAAAGTCTACGACACCCAGTTCGTGTTAGGAAGCAGGTTGTCACACAAACGTCTATTGATTTAGAAG GCTCAAGTCAAGAGTTGAACACGCAGATCAAGAAGCTTGAAACAATTGTGGAAAAACTAGCGAATCAA CCCCGACTGAAAAGGCCACAACAGCAGGAACTGGATATAACTGAGGAAAACTTG ATATTCCTTGTGCAGCAAACCCTTCCTGTTGATGAACAGCAACTAGAGTGCTACAAAAGCTCTCTGGAGCATTACACAACGAAGACTGCGTCATGCCTTGGGTGCCTTTT AATCACAGTACGGTTATACAAGGACATCAGCACGTATGCGGTCTACGAGATTTGGGAGAGTGAGGACATGTGGAACGC GCACTTGAGGTCTCCAACATATAAGGCACTGCAACACCAAAATATTGAAACTCTGCGTAAACCAGAGTTTCTGAACACAATGGAAATACCAG GATCATGGTGGGAGGTGGAAACAGATCCCTGA
- the LOC135377799 gene encoding N-terminal EF-hand calcium-binding protein 1-like isoform X3 yields MNYAKYLTASTFTKQELSSFVWQHLGGLSGLLASLEDMSAETTKGLHYVEKSYDQSSLQNQFVIRFLIREAAFQLSKQLNVLEAAQRKFQENGIPLIDGSDDDDDVELPVSQPQKCLSVYKACQSLRHPVRVRKQVVTQTSIDLEGSSQELNTQIKKLETIVEKLANQPRLKRPQQQELDITEENLIFLVQQTLPVDEQQLECYKSSLEHYTTKTASCLGCLLITVRLYKDISTYAVYEIWESEDMWNAHLRSPTYKALQHQNIETLRKPEFLNTMEIPGSWWEVETDP; encoded by the exons ATGAACTATGCGAAGTATTTGACAGCATCAACATTCACAAAACAGG AACTTAGTTCTTTTGTTTGGCAACACCTGGGGGGGCTCTCAGGGCTGCTAGCCTCATTAGAAGATATGAGTGCAGAGACCACCAAAGGGCTCCATTATGTCGAAAAG TCGTACGACCAGAGCAGCCTACAAAACCAGTTCGTCATCAGGTTCCTTATCAGAGAAGCCGCGTTTCAACTCTCCAAGCAGCTCAACGTACTCGAAGCAGCACAAAGGAAATTCCAAGAGAACGGTATCCCTCTCATCGATGGcagtgatgacgacgacgatgttgA ACTCCCAGTGTCACAGCCACAGAAATGCTTAAGTGTATACAAAGCTTGTCAAAGTCTACGACACCCAGTTCGTGTTAGGAAGCAGGTTGTCACACAAACGTCTATTGATTTAGAAG GCTCAAGTCAAGAGTTGAACACGCAGATCAAGAAGCTTGAAACAATTGTGGAAAAACTAGCGAATCAA CCCCGACTGAAAAGGCCACAACAGCAGGAACTGGATATAACTGAGGAAAACTTG ATATTCCTTGTGCAGCAAACCCTTCCTGTTGATGAACAGCAACTAGAGTGCTACAAAAGCTCTCTGGAGCATTACACAACGAAGACTGCGTCATGCCTTGGGTGCCTTTT AATCACAGTACGGTTATACAAGGACATCAGCACGTATGCGGTCTACGAGATTTGGGAGAGTGAGGACATGTGGAACGC GCACTTGAGGTCTCCAACATATAAGGCACTGCAACACCAAAATATTGAAACTCTGCGTAAACCAGAGTTTCTGAACACAATGGAAATACCAG GATCATGGTGGGAGGTGGAAACAGATCCCTGA